In the genome of Pseudomonas sp. P5_109, one region contains:
- a CDS encoding Yip1 family protein: protein MIHHVVGLFTHPDQEWKEIRGDQEESISHMYLTHTLILAAIPAVSAFIGTTQVGWVIGNRPPVMLTVESAIWMTVMSYLAMLGGVAVMGAFIHWMARTYDANPSLARCIAFATYTATPLFIGGLAALYPHLWLGMIIGTAAICYTVYLLYVGLPTFMNIPSDEGFLFSSSVLAVGLVVLVAIMAFTVIVWGLGVGPVYTS, encoded by the coding sequence ATGATCCATCACGTAGTGGGGCTCTTCACCCACCCTGACCAAGAATGGAAAGAAATCCGTGGCGACCAGGAGGAAAGCATCAGCCACATGTACCTGACTCATACCCTGATCCTGGCGGCGATCCCCGCAGTGTCGGCCTTCATTGGCACCACGCAGGTCGGCTGGGTCATCGGCAATCGGCCTCCCGTGATGCTGACCGTAGAAAGCGCGATATGGATGACGGTCATGTCGTATCTGGCGATGCTCGGGGGTGTCGCGGTCATGGGCGCATTCATCCACTGGATGGCCCGCACTTATGACGCCAACCCAAGCCTCGCCCGCTGCATTGCGTTTGCAACCTACACCGCTACACCGCTGTTCATCGGTGGCCTCGCCGCCTTGTACCCGCACTTGTGGCTGGGGATGATCATCGGCACCGCCGCCATCTGCTACACGGTGTACTTGCTGTACGTGGGTTTACCGACGTTCATGAACATTCCATCTGACGAGGGCTTCCTGTTTTCAAGCTCGGTTCTCGCCGTAGGCCTGGTGGTGCTGGTCGCCATCATGGCATTCACTGTGATTGTCTGGGGACTCGGCGTGGGGCCGGTCTATACCAGCTAG
- a CDS encoding SprT family zinc-dependent metalloprotease, with protein sequence MPEQLNTRVEDCFQLAESFFKRPFKRPVVSLKLRGQKAGVAHLHENLLRFNPQLYRENTEDFLKQTVAHEVAHLIAHQLFGDRIQPHGEEWQLIMRGVYELPPNRCHTYDVKRRSVTRYIYKCPCVDSDFPFSAQRHSLVRQGRRYLCRRCRHTLVFSGEMRVE encoded by the coding sequence ATGCCCGAGCAACTCAATACCCGCGTCGAAGACTGTTTCCAATTAGCTGAATCCTTTTTCAAACGACCTTTCAAGCGCCCCGTGGTGAGCCTCAAGCTGCGTGGGCAAAAAGCCGGTGTCGCGCATTTGCACGAGAACCTGCTGCGCTTCAACCCGCAGCTGTACCGGGAAAACACCGAAGATTTCCTCAAGCAGACCGTGGCCCATGAGGTCGCGCACCTGATCGCCCACCAACTGTTCGGCGACCGCATCCAGCCCCATGGCGAAGAGTGGCAATTGATCATGCGCGGGGTGTACGAACTGCCGCCCAACCGCTGCCACACCTATGACGTCAAACGCCGCAGCGTGACCCGCTACATCTACAAGTGCCCGTGCGTCGACAGCGACTTTCCGTTCTCGGCCCAGCGCCATAGCCTGGTTCGACAGGGTCGGCGGTACTTGTGCCGGCGGTGTCGCCATACCCTGGTGTTCAGTGGGGAGATGCGGGTCGAGTAG
- a CDS encoding CaiB/BaiF CoA transferase family protein, which translates to MLGPLASLKVLDFSTLLPGPFASLLLADMGAEVLRIESPTRMDLLRVLPPHDQGVSASHAYLNRNKRSLALDLKQPEALEVIRSLLEDYDIVLEQFRPGVMERLGLGYEALKAINPKLIYVSITGYGQTGPYKDRAGHDINYLALSGLASYTGRADSGPLPLGMQVADVAGGSLHGVIGLLAAVIARQQTGQGQHLDVSMTDCAFSLNAMAGAGYLACGIEPGPENQALNGGSFYDYYRSRDGRWLSVGSLEPAFMKQLCTALGLEELAGLGLSPQPVHQKQLKDALKVEFEKHDFAELRALFAELDACVEPVLSLGEALSHPQLQARELVADVPRGDGSSQAQMACPLKFSDGLPEPKHIGAALGQHTDQVLGELGFSAERIAQLRFAKVIL; encoded by the coding sequence ATGCTCGGTCCACTGGCATCACTCAAGGTTCTGGATTTCTCGACATTGCTGCCGGGGCCGTTCGCCTCGTTGTTGCTGGCGGACATGGGCGCCGAAGTGCTGCGTATCGAATCACCGACGCGCATGGATCTGCTGCGCGTGTTGCCGCCCCACGATCAAGGTGTGTCAGCCAGCCATGCCTACCTCAACCGCAACAAGCGCAGCCTCGCCCTGGACCTCAAACAGCCTGAAGCGCTGGAGGTGATCAGGTCGTTGCTGGAGGACTATGACATCGTGCTCGAGCAGTTCCGCCCGGGTGTCATGGAGCGTCTGGGCCTGGGTTACGAAGCCCTGAAGGCAATCAATCCAAAATTGATTTATGTGTCGATCACCGGCTACGGCCAGACCGGTCCCTACAAGGACCGCGCTGGCCATGACATCAACTACCTGGCCTTGTCCGGGCTGGCGAGTTACACCGGCCGGGCCGACAGTGGGCCGCTGCCGTTGGGCATGCAGGTAGCGGATGTCGCCGGTGGCTCGCTGCACGGAGTGATTGGCTTGCTGGCGGCGGTCATTGCCCGGCAGCAGACCGGTCAGGGCCAGCACCTGGATGTCAGCATGACCGACTGCGCGTTCAGCCTGAACGCGATGGCGGGTGCCGGGTATCTGGCCTGCGGTATCGAGCCGGGGCCGGAAAACCAGGCGCTCAATGGCGGCAGCTTCTACGATTACTACCGTTCCCGGGATGGGCGCTGGCTGTCGGTGGGTAGCCTGGAGCCGGCCTTCATGAAACAGTTGTGCACGGCATTGGGGTTAGAGGAATTGGCCGGCCTCGGCCTGTCACCGCAACCGGTGCACCAGAAGCAGCTTAAAGATGCGCTGAAGGTCGAATTCGAAAAGCACGACTTTGCCGAGTTGCGCGCGTTGTTCGCCGAACTGGACGCTTGTGTCGAGCCGGTGTTGAGTCTGGGAGAAGCGCTAAGTCATCCGCAGTTGCAGGCGCGGGAGTTGGTGGCCGATGTGCCTCGTGGTGATGGTTCGAGCCAGGCGCAGATGGCATGCCCGCTGAAGTTTTCCGATGGCTTGCCTGAGCCGAAGCATATCGGTGCGGCGTTGGGGCAGCATACGGATCAGGTGTTGGGGGAGTTGGGGTTCAGTGCTGAGCGGATTGCTCAATTGCGCTTCGCCAAGGTAATTCTCTAG
- a CDS encoding dicarboxylate/amino acid:cation symporter, with the protein MTTRQPLYKSLYFQVIVAIVIGIALGHFYPQLGVAVKPLGDGFIKLIKMIIAPIIFCTVVSGIAGMQDMKSVGKTGGYALLYFEIVSTIALLVGLVVVNIVQPGNGMHIDVATLDASKVAAYVAAGADQSVVGFLLNVIPATIVGAFATGDILQVLMFSVIFGFALHRLGAYGKPLLDFIDRFAHVMFNIINMIMKLAPIGAFGAMAFTIGAYGVGSLVQLGQLMACFYITCLLFILVVLGSIARLHGFSVLKMIRYIREELLIVLGTSSSESVLPRMLIKMERLGAQKSVVGLVIPTGYSFNLDGTAIYLTMAAVFIAQATDTHMDITHQITLLVVLLLSSKGAAGVTGSGFIVLAATLSAVGHLPVAGLALILGIDRFMSEARALTNLVGNAVATIVVAKWVKELDTDVLQAELASGGRGIADEPKGDVLGHVEGATPTSAK; encoded by the coding sequence ATGACGACTCGTCAGCCACTGTACAAATCCCTGTATTTCCAGGTGATCGTTGCAATTGTCATCGGTATCGCGCTCGGTCACTTCTACCCACAGCTCGGCGTGGCCGTTAAGCCACTGGGTGACGGGTTCATCAAGCTGATCAAAATGATCATCGCCCCGATCATCTTCTGTACCGTTGTCAGCGGTATCGCCGGTATGCAGGACATGAAATCGGTCGGCAAGACCGGTGGCTACGCGCTGCTGTACTTCGAGATCGTTTCGACCATCGCACTGCTGGTCGGCCTGGTCGTGGTCAACATCGTGCAGCCGGGCAATGGCATGCACATCGATGTCGCCACCCTCGATGCCTCCAAGGTTGCCGCTTATGTTGCGGCCGGTGCTGACCAAAGCGTCGTCGGTTTCCTGCTGAACGTGATCCCGGCCACCATCGTCGGTGCCTTCGCCACCGGTGACATCCTGCAAGTGCTGATGTTCTCGGTGATCTTCGGTTTTGCCCTGCATCGCCTGGGTGCCTACGGCAAGCCGTTGCTGGACTTCATCGATCGCTTCGCCCACGTGATGTTCAACATCATCAACATGATCATGAAGCTCGCGCCAATCGGTGCCTTCGGCGCCATGGCGTTCACCATCGGTGCCTACGGTGTCGGCTCGCTGGTGCAGCTGGGTCAACTGATGGCCTGCTTCTATATCACTTGCCTGCTGTTCATCCTGGTCGTGCTGGGCTCCATCGCCCGCCTGCACGGTTTCAGCGTGCTGAAAATGATCCGCTACATCCGTGAAGAACTGCTGATCGTACTCGGTACTTCTTCTTCGGAATCGGTGCTGCCACGCATGCTGATCAAGATGGAGCGTCTGGGCGCGCAGAAATCTGTCGTGGGCCTGGTGATCCCGACCGGCTACTCGTTCAACCTCGACGGTACTGCGATCTACCTGACCATGGCCGCGGTGTTCATTGCCCAGGCCACCGATACGCACATGGACATCACGCACCAGATCACCCTGTTGGTCGTGTTGCTGCTGTCGTCCAAGGGGGCTGCGGGCGTGACCGGTAGCGGTTTCATCGTACTGGCTGCCACCCTGTCCGCCGTGGGTCACCTGCCGGTTGCCGGCCTGGCGCTGATCCTCGGTATCGACCGTTTCATGTCCGAAGCCCGTGCCTTGACCAATCTGGTCGGTAACGCCGTGGCCACCATCGTTGTGGCCAAGTGGGTCAAGGAACTGGACACCGATGTGCTGCAAGCTGAGTTGGCCTCGGGCGGTCGCGGCATTGCCGACGAGCCTAAGGGTGATGTTCTGGGCCACGTCGAAGGGGCAACCCCGACGAGCGCCAAGTAA
- a CDS encoding AraC family transcriptional regulator codes for MRERTIASHFARAVLGGARRHAYDYSGLLQQLGISPELLDEPRARIAPEQFTQLIQALWLALDDEYLGFGQAPSRPGSFAMMCHAVIHCRSLDKALNRGLLFYSLFPGAPRLTLSREDEWVRLSLDDSQFWDPDHFLSESLLVIWHRFGSWLIGQRIRLEQATFSYPRPEHGAEYDLLFSCPLEFSRDQSSLLFHSRYLAMPLLQDERTLKHFLERSPADLLSRPDDGDSLSSRLRRLLSRDSSHWPDLEAVAAHLHISPQTLRRHLREEGSSFQELKDQLRRDIAIYHLSRADLSLQQIAEQLGFSEPSAFHRAFKKWTGLTPGAYRAQEN; via the coding sequence ATGCGCGAACGCACCATCGCCAGTCATTTCGCCCGCGCCGTTCTCGGGGGCGCGCGTCGACACGCCTACGACTATTCAGGACTGCTACAACAACTGGGGATCAGCCCCGAGTTGCTGGACGAGCCGCGGGCGCGCATCGCTCCTGAGCAATTCACCCAACTGATTCAGGCCTTATGGCTGGCACTGGACGACGAGTACCTGGGGTTCGGGCAAGCCCCGAGCAGGCCGGGCAGCTTCGCGATGATGTGCCATGCCGTGATTCACTGCCGCAGCCTGGATAAGGCACTCAATCGCGGCTTATTGTTTTATAGCCTATTCCCCGGGGCTCCGCGCCTGACCCTGAGCCGCGAAGATGAATGGGTTCGCCTGAGTCTCGACGACTCGCAGTTTTGGGACCCGGATCATTTCCTCAGCGAAAGCCTGCTGGTGATCTGGCACCGTTTCGGCAGTTGGCTGATCGGCCAGCGCATTCGCCTGGAACAGGCCACGTTCAGCTACCCGCGCCCTGAACACGGCGCCGAGTACGACCTGCTGTTTTCCTGTCCACTGGAGTTTTCCAGGGACCAGAGCAGCCTGCTGTTTCACAGCCGTTACCTGGCCATGCCGCTGCTGCAGGACGAACGCACCCTCAAGCATTTCCTCGAACGCTCCCCCGCCGACCTGCTCTCGCGCCCGGATGACGGCGACAGTTTGAGCAGCCGTTTGCGGCGCTTGCTCAGTCGCGACAGTTCACACTGGCCCGACCTGGAAGCCGTGGCCGCCCACCTGCACATCAGCCCACAGACCTTGCGCCGGCATTTGCGGGAAGAGGGTTCGAGTTTTCAGGAATTGAAGGACCAGTTGCGTCGGGACATCGCGATTTATCACCTGAGCCGTGCCGACCTGTCGTTGCAACAAATCGCCGAGCAGCTGGGGTTTTCCGAGCCGTCGGCGTTTCACCGGGCGTTCAAGAAGTGGACGGGGCTGACGCCAGGGGCTTATCGGGCGCAGGAAAACTGA
- a CDS encoding ATP-binding protein, whose translation MIRSLRIRLMLAATLLAVLFMLALLPAMQGAFSLALQDSIEQRLASDVTTLISAARVENNSLQMPAQLPDERFNLTDSRLLGYIYDREGHLVWRSKATQEERINYKPRYDGRGNEFARIREANGEEFFVYDVEVKLLGGKSAAFSIVALQPVREYELTLEGLRENLYLGFGAALLVLLALLWIGLTWGLQALRRLSQELDEIEGGTRESLSEEHPRELLRLTGSLNRLLHSEREQRSRYRDSLDDLAHSLKTPLAVLQGVSEDMAQRPEDRDQAWVLQAQIERMSQQISYQLQRASLRKSGLVRHQVRLHPVLKSLCDTLDKVYRDKRVHVAFDLPDPCYVPIEQGALLEMMGNLLENAYRLCLGEIRISVRETLSGTELCVEDDGPGVPQDQRARILERGERLDRQHPGQGIGLAVVKDIIESYSAQLTLGDSPMGGAAFRIHFPVV comes from the coding sequence TTGATCCGTTCGCTGCGCATTCGCTTGATGCTCGCCGCCACGCTGTTGGCGGTGTTGTTCATGCTGGCGTTGCTGCCGGCGATGCAGGGTGCCTTCAGCCTGGCGCTGCAGGACTCCATCGAGCAGCGTCTGGCATCGGACGTGACCACGTTGATCTCCGCCGCCCGGGTGGAGAACAACAGCCTGCAGATGCCGGCGCAATTGCCCGACGAGCGCTTCAATCTCACCGACAGCCGACTGCTCGGTTACATTTATGACCGTGAAGGGCATCTGGTCTGGCGTTCGAAGGCGACCCAGGAAGAACGCATCAACTACAAGCCGCGCTATGACGGACGAGGCAACGAGTTCGCGCGGATCCGCGAAGCCAATGGCGAGGAGTTCTTCGTCTACGACGTCGAGGTCAAGTTGCTCGGCGGCAAAAGTGCAGCCTTCAGTATCGTTGCCCTGCAGCCGGTTCGCGAGTACGAACTGACCCTCGAAGGCCTGCGGGAAAATCTCTATCTGGGTTTTGGCGCGGCATTGCTGGTGCTGTTGGCATTGCTGTGGATCGGTCTGACCTGGGGCTTGCAGGCGTTGCGGCGCTTGAGCCAGGAACTGGACGAGATTGAAGGTGGTACACGAGAAAGCCTCAGTGAAGAACATCCCCGGGAATTGCTGCGCCTGACCGGTTCCCTCAACCGTTTGCTGCACAGTGAGCGTGAGCAGCGCAGTCGCTATCGTGATTCCCTCGATGACCTGGCCCATAGCCTGAAAACGCCGCTGGCGGTGTTGCAAGGCGTCAGTGAAGACATGGCCCAGCGTCCCGAAGATCGCGATCAGGCCTGGGTACTGCAAGCCCAGATCGAACGCATGAGCCAGCAGATCAGCTACCAGTTGCAGCGCGCCAGCCTGCGCAAAAGCGGTCTGGTACGTCATCAGGTGCGCTTGCATCCGGTGCTGAAAAGCCTGTGCGACACGCTGGACAAGGTCTATCGCGACAAGCGCGTGCACGTCGCGTTCGACCTGCCCGACCCGTGCTACGTACCGATCGAGCAGGGCGCTCTGCTGGAGATGATGGGCAACCTGCTGGAAAACGCCTATCGCCTGTGCCTCGGTGAAATACGCATCAGCGTGCGTGAAACCCTCAGTGGCACCGAGTTGTGTGTCGAGGACGACGGTCCCGGCGTACCGCAGGATCAGCGCGCACGGATTCTCGAGCGCGGCGAGCGTCTGGATCGTCAGCACCCGGGGCAGGGCATTGGCCTGGCGGTGGTCAAGGACATCATCGAGAGCTACAGCGCCCAACTGACCCTGGGTGATTCACCGATGGGCGGGGCGGCGTTCCGGATTCATTTTCCGGTGGTTTGA
- a CDS encoding response regulator transcription factor, translating into MKLLVVEDEALLRHHLQTRLTESGHVVESVANAEEALYQTAQFNFDLAVIDLGLPGMSGLDLIRQLRSSGKTFPILILTARGNWQDKVEGLAAGADDYVVKPFQFEELDARLNALLRRSSGFTQSTIVAGPLLLDLNRKQASLDDQPLALTAYEYRILEYLMRHHQQVVPKDRLMEQLYPDDDERDPNVIEVLVGRLRRKLEGPGGFKPIDTVRGLGYLFNERCT; encoded by the coding sequence ATGAAACTGCTGGTCGTCGAAGATGAAGCGCTGCTGCGTCATCACCTGCAAACCCGCCTGACGGAGAGCGGCCACGTGGTCGAGTCCGTGGCCAACGCCGAGGAGGCGCTGTACCAGACCGCCCAGTTCAACTTTGACCTGGCGGTAATCGACCTCGGTCTGCCGGGCATGAGCGGGCTCGACCTGATCCGCCAGTTGCGTTCAAGTGGCAAAACCTTCCCGATCCTGATCCTCACCGCGCGCGGTAACTGGCAGGACAAGGTCGAAGGCCTGGCCGCCGGTGCCGACGATTACGTGGTCAAGCCGTTCCAGTTCGAAGAACTGGATGCCCGCCTGAATGCCTTGCTGCGTCGCTCCAGTGGTTTCACCCAGTCGACCATCGTTGCCGGTCCCTTGCTGTTGGATCTTAATCGCAAGCAGGCGTCCCTCGATGACCAGCCATTGGCGCTGACCGCGTACGAATACCGCATTCTCGAATACTTGATGCGCCACCATCAGCAAGTGGTGCCCAAGGACCGCTTGATGGAACAGCTCTACCCCGATGACGACGAGCGTGATCCGAATGTGATCGAGGTGTTGGTCGGCCGTCTGCGCCGTAAACTGGAGGGGCCGGGCGGATTCAAGCCGATCGACACTGTGCGCGGCCTGGGCTACCTGTTCAATGAGCGTTGCACTTGA
- a CDS encoding dienelactone hydrolase family protein, translating into MRMFFAVLLMALSGLGQAAIQTREIPYQSADGTKMIGYYAYDDTLKGPRPGVLVVHEFWGLNDYAKRRARDLAGLGYSALAIDMYGDGKNTEHPKDAMAFMQAVAKDSAVSSARFQAGLDLLKKQAQTDPDRIAAIGYCFGGGVVLNAARQGVPLAGVVSFHGALATNTPATPGSVKAKILVEHGALDSIVTPENITAFKSEMDKAGADYTFVSLDGAKHGFTNPDADRLSHGDHGGPDIGYNKAADEKSWADMQAFFKKIFS; encoded by the coding sequence ATGCGCATGTTCTTCGCTGTCCTCCTAATGGCCTTGAGCGGGCTCGGCCAGGCCGCCATCCAGACTCGGGAAATCCCCTACCAAAGTGCCGATGGCACAAAAATGATTGGCTACTACGCCTACGACGACACCCTCAAGGGCCCGCGCCCCGGGGTGTTGGTAGTGCATGAGTTCTGGGGGTTGAACGACTACGCCAAGCGTCGCGCCCGGGATCTCGCCGGCTTGGGCTATAGCGCCCTGGCCATTGACATGTACGGCGACGGCAAAAATACCGAGCACCCCAAAGATGCCATGGCCTTCATGCAAGCCGTGGCAAAAGACAGTGCCGTGTCGAGCGCAAGGTTCCAGGCCGGGCTCGACCTGCTGAAAAAACAAGCGCAAACCGATCCGGACAGGATCGCCGCCATCGGCTACTGCTTCGGCGGTGGCGTGGTGCTCAATGCCGCGCGCCAGGGTGTGCCACTGGCGGGGGTGGTGAGTTTCCATGGCGCCTTGGCGACCAATACGCCAGCAACACCCGGCAGCGTGAAGGCGAAGATCCTCGTGGAACACGGGGCGCTGGACAGCATCGTCACCCCGGAAAACATCACCGCTTTCAAGAGTGAGATGGACAAGGCGGGGGCCGACTACACATTCGTCAGCCTCGACGGCGCCAAGCATGGTTTCACCAACCCGGATGCCGATCGGTTGAGCCATGGCGATCATGGCGGGCCGGACATCGGTTACAACAAGGCGGCGGATGAAAAATCCTGGGCGGACATGCAGGCGTTTTTCAAGAAGATCTTCAGCTGA
- a CDS encoding 4'-phosphopantetheinyl transferase family protein — protein MNPAPALPVCCTPLDDHWPLPFVLPDTVLLSTHFDSTRLTSDDFQRSAIEVPASIQRSVAKRQAEFLAGRVCARAALQRLEGLSFIPAIGEDRAPVWPAHIAGSITHSTGRAAAIVANKSHWRGLGMDLENLLNADRAERLASEILNPPELQRMAAGPREQMALLITLTFSVKESLFKALYPIVEKRFYFEHAEVLEWRESGEVRLRLLTDLSSEWRNGTELDAQFGVKDGQLLSLVSIKA, from the coding sequence ATGAATCCTGCCCCCGCCCTGCCCGTCTGCTGCACGCCCCTCGATGACCATTGGCCGCTGCCATTTGTGCTGCCCGATACGGTCCTGTTGAGCACTCACTTCGACAGCACCCGACTGACCAGCGATGACTTTCAGCGCAGTGCCATCGAGGTACCCGCGAGCATCCAGCGCTCAGTGGCCAAACGGCAGGCGGAGTTTCTCGCCGGGCGGGTGTGCGCCCGGGCCGCGTTACAGCGGCTCGAAGGCTTGAGCTTCATTCCGGCCATTGGTGAAGATCGGGCACCGGTCTGGCCTGCTCATATCGCCGGCTCGATCACCCACAGCACCGGCCGGGCGGCGGCCATCGTGGCGAACAAAAGCCATTGGCGCGGCCTGGGCATGGACCTGGAAAACCTGCTCAATGCCGATCGGGCCGAACGCCTGGCCAGCGAAATCCTCAACCCGCCGGAGCTACAGCGCATGGCGGCCGGTCCTCGCGAACAAATGGCGTTGCTGATCACCCTGACGTTCTCGGTCAAGGAAAGCCTGTTCAAGGCGCTCTATCCGATCGTTGAGAAACGCTTTTATTTCGAACACGCCGAAGTGCTGGAGTGGCGTGAGTCGGGCGAGGTGCGCTTGCGGCTGCTCACGGATTTGTCCAGCGAATGGCGTAACGGCACCGAACTGGATGCGCAGTTCGGGGTCAAGGATGGGCAATTGTTGAGCCTGGTCAGTATCAAGGCCTGA
- a CDS encoding ATP-binding protein, translating to MNSIFLRIYGGMCAALILVAVLGVLALHLLNQVRSEQYRERLAHGTFSLMADNLQPMNQTERHRALLVWERLLGIPLALKTFAETDLDLTQRTRVLRGQALVEQTGPHAAKVYKLVSDKEQLMLTGEVQQISEQLARATIYLLTDELVRTPVADQPLRLAQLKENKGFGFDLRLVTVDEADMDEDQSRRVSEGDTVMALGKGGDSIRVFAGMVGTPWVLEIGPLYQMNPYPPEWLVLIAALGLTLIGLIVYLLVRQLERRLRGLEAAATRIAKGSLETRVPARGADSVGRLASAFNGMAEHLQQLLAIQRELVRAVSHELRTPVARLRFGLEMIGSATTPQALEKYCQGMDHDIEDLDRLVDEMLTYARLEQGSPALNFQRIDLDALVNQVIEELAPLRADVTVQRGLCLSAADNDDAWVEAEPRYLHRAIQNLVSNAMRHAQSRVTISYQVGQQRCRVDIEDDGPGVPESAWEKIFTPFLRLDDSRTRASGGHGLGLSIVRRIIHWHDGRALIGKSKSLGGACFSLSWPRNQEKR from the coding sequence GTGAACTCCATCTTCCTGCGCATCTATGGCGGCATGTGCGCCGCGTTGATTCTGGTGGCGGTGCTTGGCGTGCTGGCGTTGCACCTGCTCAATCAGGTGCGCAGCGAGCAGTACCGCGAGCGCCTGGCCCACGGCACGTTTTCGCTGATGGCCGACAACCTGCAACCGATGAACCAGACCGAACGCCACCGCGCCTTGCTGGTGTGGGAGCGCTTGCTGGGTATTCCGCTGGCGCTGAAAACCTTTGCCGAGACTGACCTCGACCTGACCCAGCGTACCCGTGTGTTGCGCGGCCAGGCATTGGTGGAACAGACCGGGCCGCACGCGGCGAAGGTCTACAAGCTGGTCAGCGACAAGGAACAGTTGATGCTCACCGGGGAAGTGCAGCAGATCAGCGAGCAACTGGCCCGGGCGACGATCTACCTGCTGACCGATGAACTGGTGCGCACCCCGGTCGCCGACCAGCCCTTGCGCCTGGCGCAATTGAAGGAGAACAAGGGGTTCGGCTTCGACCTGCGCCTGGTCACGGTAGATGAAGCCGATATGGACGAAGACCAGAGCCGTCGGGTGTCCGAGGGCGACACCGTGATGGCGCTGGGCAAGGGGGGCGATTCGATCCGGGTGTTTGCCGGCATGGTGGGCACGCCGTGGGTCCTGGAAATCGGCCCCCTGTACCAGATGAATCCTTATCCGCCGGAGTGGCTGGTGCTGATCGCCGCGCTGGGCCTGACGCTGATCGGTTTGATTGTCTATCTGTTGGTGCGTCAACTGGAGCGCCGCTTGCGCGGTCTGGAGGCCGCCGCCACGCGCATTGCCAAGGGCAGCCTGGAAACCCGCGTGCCGGCTCGCGGCGCGGACTCGGTGGGACGGTTGGCCTCGGCGTTCAACGGTATGGCCGAGCACTTGCAGCAGTTGCTGGCGATCCAGCGTGAACTGGTGCGAGCGGTGTCCCACGAGTTGCGCACGCCGGTGGCGCGCCTGCGCTTTGGCCTGGAAATGATCGGCTCGGCCACCACGCCGCAAGCCCTGGAAAAGTACTGCCAGGGCATGGATCACGACATCGAGGACCTCGACCGACTGGTGGACGAGATGCTGACCTATGCGCGGCTGGAGCAGGGCTCGCCGGCGCTGAACTTCCAGCGGATCGATCTGGATGCCTTGGTCAATCAGGTGATCGAAGAGCTGGCGCCGTTGCGCGCTGACGTCACGGTGCAGCGCGGGTTATGCCTGTCGGCGGCGGATAACGACGACGCCTGGGTCGAGGCCGAACCTCGCTATCTGCATCGGGCGATCCAGAACCTGGTGAGCAACGCCATGCGTCATGCGCAATCACGGGTGACCATCAGCTATCAGGTGGGGCAGCAGCGATGCCGGGTGGATATCGAGGATGACGGTCCGGGTGTGCCGGAGTCGGCGTGGGAGAAGATTTTTACGCCGTTTCTGCGACTTGATGACAGTCGCACCCGTGCTTCCGGAGGCCATGGGTTAGGCTTGTCCATTGTGCGACGTATCATCCATTGGCATGACGGGCGCGCGTTGATCGGCAAGAGCAAGAGCCTGGGCGGGGCGTGTTTCAGCCTGAGTTGGCCACGCAATCAGGAGAAGCGTTGA
- a CDS encoding winged helix-turn-helix domain-containing protein codes for MEQEAWQVLIVEDDQRLAELTRDYLEANGLRVSIEGDGALAANRIIKEQPDLVILDLMLPGEDGLSICRKVRSRYDGPILMLTARTDDTDQILGLDLGADDYVCKPVRPRLLLARIQALLRRSEAPEVAPEKQRRLQFGPLIVDNALREAWLQGNGIELTSAEFDLLWLLVANAGRILSREEIFTALRGIGYDGQDRSIDVRISRIRPKIGDDPEHPRLIKTVRSKGYLFVPEACVDPSL; via the coding sequence GTGGAGCAAGAAGCCTGGCAGGTATTGATTGTGGAGGACGACCAGCGACTGGCCGAACTGACCCGCGATTACCTGGAAGCCAATGGCCTGCGTGTATCGATCGAAGGGGATGGTGCCCTCGCTGCGAACCGCATCATCAAGGAACAACCGGACCTGGTGATCCTCGACCTGATGCTCCCCGGTGAAGATGGCCTGAGCATTTGCCGCAAGGTCCGCTCCCGCTACGACGGCCCGATCCTGATGCTCACCGCCCGCACCGATGACACCGACCAGATTCTCGGCCTGGACCTGGGTGCTGACGACTACGTGTGCAAACCGGTACGGCCACGCCTGCTGCTGGCGCGCATCCAGGCGTTGCTGCGGCGCAGTGAAGCACCCGAAGTCGCCCCGGAAAAACAGCGGCGTCTGCAGTTCGGCCCGCTGATCGTCGACAACGCCCTGCGCGAAGCCTGGTTGCAGGGCAACGGCATCGAATTGACCAGCGCCGAATTCGACTTGCTCTGGCTGTTGGTGGCCAATGCCGGGCGCATTCTGTCCCGGGAAGAGATCTTTACCGCGCTACGGGGCATCGGTTATGACGGTCAGGACCGCTCCATCGATGTGCGCATCTCGCGTATCCGCCCGAAGATCGGCGATGACCCGGAGCATCCACGGCTGATCAAGACCGTGCGCAGCAAAGGCTATCTGTTCGTTCCCGAGGCTTGCGTAGACCCATCCCTGTGA